In Rhinopithecus roxellana isolate Shanxi Qingling chromosome 4, ASM756505v1, whole genome shotgun sequence, a single genomic region encodes these proteins:
- the RSPH3 gene encoding radial spoke head protein 3 homolog isoform X2: protein MRYGNIMYDRRVIRGNTYALQTGPLLGQPDSLELQRQREAKKRALARKQAQEQLRPQTPEPVEGRKHVDVQTELYLEEIADRIIEVDMECQTDAFLDRPPTPLFIPAKTGKDVATQILEGELFDFDLEVKPVLEVLVGKIIEQSLLEVMEEEELANLRASQREYEELRNSERAEVQRLEEQERRHREEKERRKKQQWEIVHKHNETSQKIAARAFAQRYLADLLPSVFSSLRDGGYFYDPIERDIEIGFLPWLMNEVEKTMEYSMVGRTVLDMLIREVVEKRLYMYEHKEDTHQSPEPEDEPGGPGAVTESLEASEFPEQSVSQTQGLLLDGDYLQRTTYDRRSSQERKFMEETELLEQDEETAMRNSLEEEELS, encoded by the exons CTCGGACAGCCTGATTCTCTAGAGCTTCAGAGACAACGGGAGGCTAAGAAGAGGGCTCTTGCCAGAAAACAAGCCCAAGAGCAGCTCAGACCACAAACACCTGAACCTGTGGAAGGCAGAAAGCATGTTGATGTGCAAACAG AATTATACCTTGAAGAAATTGCTGATCGCATAATAGAAGTTGATATGGAATGCCAAACAGACGCATTTTTGGACAGACCACCAACACCACTCTTTATTCCTGCCAAAACTGGCAAAGATGTGGCCACCCAAATACTAGAAGGAGAG CTCTTTGACTTTGATCTTGAAGTTAAACCAGTGTTAGAAGTTTTGGTGGGGAAGATAATTGAGCAGTCTCTTCTGGAAGTAATGGAAGAAGAAGAGCTGGCTAACCTGCGGGCCAGTCAGCGTGAGTATGAAGAACTACGGAATAGTGAACGTGCTGAAGTTCAACGACTTGAAGAGCAAGAGAGGCGACACCGagaagaaaaa GAACGGCGTAAGAAACAGCAGTGGGAAATAGTGCACAAGCACAATGAGACATCACAAAAAATCGCTGCCCGAGCATTTGCACAGCGTTACCTGGCTGACCTTCTCCCGTCTGTTTTTAGCAGCCTCAGGGATGGTGGCTACTTTTATGATCCCATTGAAAGAG ATATTGAGATAGGATTTCTTCCATGGCTAATGAATGAAGTTGAAAAAACCATGGAATATAGTATGGTGGGAAGAACAGTGCTTGACA TGTTGATCCGTGAAGTGGTTGAAAAGAGACTGTATATGTATGAGCATAAGGAAGACACACATCAGTCTCCAGAACCAGAGGATGAGCCTGGTGGTCCTGGAGCAGTGACAGAGTCACTGGAGGCCTCTGAATTCCCGGAGCAGAGCGTGTCACAGACACAGGGGCTGCTTTTAGATGGAGACTACCTACAAAGAACAACATATGACAGAAGGTCATCCCAGGAAAGGAAGTTTATGGAAGAGACAGAGCTGTTAGAGCAGGATGAAGAAACAGCAATGAGGAATTCCTTAGAGGAGGAAGAATTGTCATAG